The genomic DNA CTATACATCAGCCGCATTCCTAGCAGCTTATACGAGATTTGTGTCCCGACGCGGAATTCCAAAATCCATGTATTCAGACAATGGAACGACCTTTCAAGGAGCAAACAAGGAACTGAGAAAAGCTCACCGAGAATCTCTACGAGATACCAATCTCCATAATAAGCTCGCCGTGGATGGGGTCGCTTGGCACTTTTTACCCCCATCAGCACCTCATTTTGGAGGGTTGTGGGAGGCAGCGGTGAAAAGTGTTAAGCACCATTTACGCCGATCCATCGGTACTCATACACTCTCCTTTGAGGAATTAACCACAGTACTGTGTCGTATCGAAGCCGCATTAAATTCTCGTCCGCTCGTCGCCATGTCTGATTGCATCGATGATTATAACGCACTTACACCAGGTCATTTCTTGATTGGATCGGCCTTAACCTCAATTCCGGAACCAAGCGTActacaattaaaagaaaaccgaCTGTCACGTTGGCAGTTAATCCAGCGAATAACGGAAACCTTTTGGAAAGCGTGACATACCGAATACTTACATACACTCCATCAACGTCCGAAGTGGAGAGTCGCGCAAAATCTCACAAAAATCGGTCAGCTTGTCCTCTTGCGAAATGAATGCACTCCACCAGCACAATGGGAATTAGCACGCGTAATAGATTGTCACCCCGGTACCGACGGGATAATTCGCGTCGTAACCATTAAAACAGCGAACTCAACGTACAAGCGACCCATTTCGAAATTATGTTTCTTGCCGATTGACATTAATGTCGAGTCTGACGCCCAACAAAGTTCTTGAATGAGTTCATTCAACGGGGCCCGGCGTGTTCGGCTACACCTTATCGAGAGCGTCGCAAGAGTCGCCGTGACGTCACCGCgcaaacattaaattataggGCTATGCGCAGCCCCCACCATGCGGTGGTTTCGCGGAGACACGCGTGTCGCTCAACCGTTTAACGACGATTAGACCAAATTGAGATTACGATCGAATATCAGTGCGCAAATTAGTAAAAGTTAATTCTTCCAAccgattttattaaagttattctGTACATCTTCGTTCGGACAACGTGCCAAAGAACGGAGCACATTGTGactgttacgagccggagggggcggctgcgtagccggggcttaatttaggtatatggtaattgttaagGGGGGACATACAATTAGAActttcaaaaaatgcaaaattttttttttgcataaaTTGTTAGTTCAATTTGTCAAGAATATCATCCcacaatttgaaaaagaaattcaaagtatttttGAAGCTATAGCCTCCGAGCGTGACACGCCTCTTGAGCATTGCTGAGGCCAAGCAaaactttaaacgcgtttttctcgaaacatGATTTTTAGAATTGGCGGGAAATGTAACTCAAAAACAATTCAACCGAactttctgaaatttttatcacaGCTTCAGTACACTATTACCTTGTCGCTAAACCTAATTTTTTGTGTAaaaagtacttttttattgcaaaaaatattgaaaaactaCACAAGAAAACCTCtaaaaaatgaacattttttcCAAACGCATGTAAATCTTCCAATtcgcaatttttcaatttgtattTAGGTTCAATTAGAAACTATGGGTATAAGCAACaagttatttctgtttccaaTGTTTCACAAGGATAGAACGGGCACTACACGTCACGCCGATCTTCATCTCCCGCGCGGACCTGTTCGACTATCATATCAATAAGATGGCCATTTTGAAAAactaaacatttaaaaaaatatgattttctTCCTTAATATACATGCTAATAGATgcaaaagtttcaaaaatgtaCGACTATTTCTTCCTGTTCAAAAAAATTCCGCAAAACCTTGCAAATTTATGGCTTCCAATTGTATGTCCCCccttaatggcttgaccagtgttgttattaacactgggagcctaaggaagtagacgtggagacgaacctacgtatggctaacgtagggagctccaggaggttggctatggtggacgaacctacgtatggctaacgtagggagccacaggaaaggtgtagagtggaggacgaacctacgtatggctaacgtagggagcctcaggagagtgatatgcggacgaacctacgtatggctaacgtagggagccgcaggaagcgttagtattaggtctcgtaacttgattgatgtacctcgagcggtaaaggtacaccttagtgggtttctggacagtaaatataattgtacaatagtatgtaaattaaactagtatgagtttattctctattccggaccttacaattgttgtgtgtaattgtcgcggtattcaatgaattgaactctaggttgcacgtttgaaatgagttgaataaataaaattagtttcgattccgcgaagcaagaatctaatccttctcggttttcacgaacacgagcaaacgggggcggattacaacgattataataatgcttaacagccgacaacgtactgtatagttactgtgagtgcttgaaagggacttgaatacccgatctcgcagagtttcctcgttgcagagattatccgaaaaagaacgtaccgacgtgtatcgaactgattctagacttcaactagacccgaggtgcccttgtcgccaccctttttatactcaaaaactagagtaaaaagggtggtggggactgactctacgtgacccgtaggaccgcgcccttgctttgcgttggtctcgaattttctagaagacggttggtgtcgggtgcacacatccgattccatataaggaaatttcttgagaagggtttgtaacaccatataaggaaatttccaagacggatacgtaacatgacaaataaagttacaatcattactttattaaaaccatTCCTTTATTAAAAGGATTTCGCTATTTTCACACCGCCTCGAAATCCAGTCCTTCGGATAAGGACGCATCAGCGATCCGACCATCCAATCCAACCCACACGtagtataaattaaaataatttgtgcCTTTAACATTGCCTTCCATTGACAGGTGGTTGTTAGTGTCCATCCACATTTGATTCCTCCAGTAATGACTTATTGTTAGATCGGTATAAGGAAGAGATTCATAAGGATTAGTTTCAGCATTGGTAGCTTCTTTCGCCAAGCTGTCTGCTAGCTCATTTCCTGCGATCCCTTTGTGTGCAGGTATCCAGGCTACtgtaatttttccattttcattattttgatTGTCGAAATGTACAATTGATTCCTTTACAGCCCTCAAATACCTATTAGTATGAGAATTGAATCCCTGATGGTTCAGTTCTTGAATTGTGCGGAGGGAATTCGTCCATATCACGTGGGAGTGATTATTTCTTAAGGATGCCATATCGACGGCCATTTTCAATGCTGCTGACTCCACTGTGAAAAGTGATGCCTTTATGTCGAGACTCGTTGTTCTGTGGATGCTGAGACTGGGACATACACATGCCGCTTCTGTTGACTTAGCTCTTGGTGACTCTATTTTGGATCCATTCGTAAAAATATGTAGGTGGTCCGGGTAGAGATTGTTTACTAAACTTTGGAACTCTTCATTAGAAGCTAGTGAATCTTGCAGAGCCTTGCCCATCATGGTATTTGTGGGGATTGGAGACAATTGTAAGTGCCAGTCAGTTGAATAAATCGGTAGGGTATCCTCTATATCTATGCGGCCCAAGAGCGTTTCTAGTTTTTTACAGCAGAGGTAGAATAGGCTCTGTTTCTTGTTGTAACTTTTAACTAGATGGCTGTAGAAGTCAGATCCGAACATGCTTCTCAATTCCTCGGATAGGGGATTGGACTTATTAACAATAGCTTTGATTGTATAGCGTGGTGCCATGTACTTAGTTCGGTCCACCACTAACTGCACGGCTAGCCAGGTGGGCAGAATCAACCGATCGCAGAACTGTGCGCACAGTTAGCCGTCTGAACCACCCACAAGATCGCCCGGCCGTGCAGATAAATGACAGCACCTAGTTGCTTCAATAAAAGGACCCACGCCCGACAGCCACAGCGCCCGTCAACGAACACCACCAGTCCAAGATCCAAAACACAATTCACTCTTTTACAAGATTCGGGAAACTCAAAAAAACTCTGGGAAAAGCACCCGCACAAATTGACCGATCACGGTTCAATGCGTGGGCCCGGTCCCGGGCCACACcccgccaccaccaccgacACGCCGCCCGCGCCTGCGCAGGGTTGCGTGACATCGTCCAACCGCAGACCCTCGCGCAGCGCCAAATTTAAAACCAACCGCTCGAGCAAGTATGCAATCGCGCGACGCGAACAGCAGGATTGCAGTATTTACATTGTCAAAGGCACCACTCACATCCAGCATGGCTCCTATGTAAAATCTATTGGTGTTGATACCTCTCTCTGCCTCCATAACAATCCTTCCAATATTGTCTTGACAGGATTGACCCTTTCTAAAACCAGATTGGTTTTTATCAAGCTTGTTGTGTGCTTCACACCACTATGAGAGTCTGCCTTTGACTAATCTTTCAAACAGCTTGTACAGACAAGAGGACAGCGTAATAGGTCTGTACTTTTTCTGGTGACTTTTAGGAATGAAATATACATGTGACATTTTTCAGCTGTTAGGTATATGTTCGGTTTCATAAAATTCGTTGAATATGTCTAGCAAGATGAGTGTGCAGTTGACCGGTAGAAATTTAAGCATGTTATACTCGATGTTGTCTGGTCCTGGAGCTGACTTATTTCTAGTAGTATCTATGACATAATTCAACTCAAGCAGATTGAAAGGAGAGTCTAGAAAATCATCCTGTACAGTTGTTGTGATCTGATAATCTTTTTCAGCGACCCATGGAGGACTAATTTTACCTATGGCATCTTTTATCGCGTTTTGTTGCTCTGCAGTGTTTACTATTTTAGGCGGTTCTGATGTCcatttgtttttaaaattctttacCTTTTTCCAAAAGTAAGAGATACTTGTGTGCTCATTGAGGCTTTCTACGAAGGAGCGGAATGGGgcaacttttttcttttttgataGTTTTTTAGTGACTGCTGTTTGTTTTTTATAAGCTGCCCAATCAGTAAAGTTCAAAGTGTGCCTCCATTTTTTAAAGGCCACCTTCCTCAACCTGACTGCTTTGGCACAGTGAGCATCCCACCAAGGTGATGGTTGGGGGTATTTActattgtttgtttttttagATGGAGTGGATTCATAGATGGCCTGTTTCATTTGGGTTACAAAGGTTTCATATCTGTCCTCAAGTTGCAAGTTGGAGAATTCTGGTGATAGAAAAAAATTCCATTGAGAGTCTAGCAGAGTGTGGTATTTAGTCCAATCCGTTCTTACTGTGGAAATTCTATTTGTTTTGTGAAAATAAGTTAGTTTTTCCAGTGAAATGATTACTTCTAATGGCAAGTGATCAGAAGACAGAGGATCTTCATGTTGCCTGACAGTGATAAGATGTGAGAGATATGTGGAGGATATAATCAAATCAATATTGCTATCCATTTGGTTATGTTGACCTATTCTTGATATTCCATCTGCATTGTGAAGGGTAAGATCATTGGTTCCTATAAGTTTGTGTAAGATATTACCTGATGCGTTTGTTTTATTGCAGTTCCATGCAGTGTGTTTCGCGTTAAAGTCACttaagataattaaattatcctTATTGAGTAGATTTCCTAGTGCGCTGTTCCATTTGTGAAAGTCAAGTGTTTTAGACGGTGGGTTATAACAAGCTATTACTGTTATAATAGGTGTAACATTTACTATTTCTAAAATTACTGCCTCTAAATCCTCTTCAATTGTTGGAATATTGAGAATGTTAAATttaagattatttttaatcatgCCTGGCTGCCCTTGGGGTCATGGATGCCATGATAATCTCTGACGTGAAGGACGTGGAGGGACGGACTCTCCAAGGTGTCAATAGTAATATTTCAGGGAAAAACACGCTTAAACGGAAAAGTAGTAGTAACTCGATTGAGAATGTAGTAGTTACGAAGAAATTTCCGTCTCCCTCACTCAGTGAAATGTCGGAGAAGGGTGCACTCACTTTGTATCCAGAAAATCATTTAGGTCATGCATCTGTCTTTGTTCAATTTAAAAGCAACGCGAAAAACAAGTCCTTAAATCTGCTGCACTTAGTCAAAACTATTGACGCGCTCAAGTTAGGGGCGGATGTGCTCATCCCTCGAGGAAGAAATACGgcagaaattaaattcaaatcaGGTCAGCAGGCAAACAAACTGGTCATGAACAGCATATTAAGCGAAAAGAACTTATCAGCTTTCATACCTAAGTATTTAGTTGAGCGCAGAGGAATTATAGAAGGGTATGATCTTGAACTCGACACCAATGacttaattaataattcatctAGTCCATGTAAAATTAAGTCAGCCCGCAGATTAAACaggaaaataattaacagCGAAACAGGAAAGAAGGAATGGGTTCTCAGCCAGATATTCCTTCTCACATTTGAGGGTACAGTTCTACCCAACTCAATTAAGGTATACaacttatattttattaaggTAGAAGTTTATATCGAGCCCATTAAAACGTGTTATAACTGCCTCAAATTTGGACACACATCAAAAGTATGTAGAGGGAATTTTCAATGCCTTTCATGTAGGCAGAACGAGTCCTACAAAGAATCTTGTCCACAAAAAGACCATCCCTCTTGTGCTCATCGTAGCCAAATGCACAGGACATTTTCCTCGCAGTGTGAGGCAGTTAAATTGGAAAAGAAAACTACATATATATGTGGCTCCCTCGATTCTTGCGCCATCCAGCGGTACCAGGAGGAAGCAAGCTCTACAACCGCGCTGACTTTACTAGGGTGCTCTGGGCTTGACGCCCTCGCTTCGATGCACCCCGATTCTTTCTACTCTGTTCTGTTCCGTCCTTGCGACCGAAAGGTTAAAGGCACGCGTCCTTTACCTTTATCGCCATTTTGTTTTACTACAAACCTTTGTCTAATGAAAGTCTCTATCTACAAATCATGCGTAATCATTGCAATCCTCTATTAATTCGGTGACGTGGCCGTGGAATCCGCACAATCGTATCTCGCGCGTCCCCTACACATACATGGTACAACAGCGTCTTTGCGACTCGTCGCGTCGGTGCTTGTAACGGAAGTCTACTGTGTCGTCTTTCCATCTCTCGCGTGCTTATCTCTAGGCCCTGTAGGTGGCGCCACCGCTGTGAAACCTGTAGAAATGAGTGATATCTTAGGAGTTAGGGTTCCTACTTTACCACTTGATGGATCACTAGCTCACAACAGTTTTAATaaggaattttattaattgttacaAATTTGCAActacaatgtacatttaatcacTTCTAATGAACTTGGACGCAACTTAGTCCACCCAAACAATGAATATACATTCTCAAATGAGAACACCCACGCAAACAATAACACTGGATAAAACGTTTCTGAAACATAAAGCTACCGCTTCAAACGTCCCCACGAGAATAAAAAACTTCCATCCGGAAAGGGAAAACAACGCTTTTCTCGGAAGTAGATGTCGCGGTAAAAATTGACTTTCATCGGAAGTGTACGGAACTGTTTCGGCGGGACGGCCGACCATCAGCAGAGGTCGCCACAAACCAATCCGGGCGCGCAGCTAGTAGCCAGTCTAGAAAATCCCTAGACTGCCGACACAGACTGTTGCAGTGCGAAATGGTTCACATTTTTATACTGTTGCGAGTGTTGCGAATCAGCCTGTATGTATGAGTGCAGTGTCGTatgaatttatttgtaaaCCTGTAATCGCATAAATTGAATATGTAATGCTATCGCTTGAAGTGGGATGATTGAAGCATGGCGACAATGACATGTGAATATAGCTACAAGCATGTCTGCGTTTCGTCATCGATGGCCATAAAATTAGAGCGGGTAATATAAACAATTTGAGCGAGTTATAGATAAGATATTGTAAACTTTCAACGTGGGTAATCAGGTTAGGAAAAGGTTTGAAATTTAGAGAAAATAAACACcttcttttcaaatttctaagAGGCCAATTTATTACGTGCCGTATCAAACTCACTACTCTTAAAGAATATCATATTTAGTTCTCGAAGTCGTCGAAATCTCGTCGACGTTCTGTTTATTCAAAAGGGGGTCATAAATTTAGCGCGATATCTTTTTATCATCTGTTTTTTCTCTGGGTCCTACGCTCTCTCTTAGTACGGAATCGTTCTCGTGTCTTGGGGGACCACCACCATCTCCACTCGCTCGAGGGTGGACCGAAGCCAGGGAGAGGGACCTCCACCGGACGAAGGTGGGCTCTTCCACCATTGGACCAGGGATGATTctgagggaggatccaggatTCAACGAAGAGGGGAAGCCAGCCGATATAGACCAAGGATCATCACCGCCAGACACAGATCGATTCCAAGCTTCTCATCGCTTAGATAcgtttttcaaaatcattcaGTTTTGAATAAAGCCAAGTATTTTCTCAAAACGctaagatatttattttttgcgCGCCGCGAGAATAGTGCTTCAGCGCTCCACGGGCACACTCACGGCCCAGAATTCCCTAAATTTTCCTACACCGCAAGAAGGATATTGCGTGTCCGTTCACGGTAAATAGGGATTTCAAGGGAATTTAGGCGCAGGTAAGGTGTTTCGTGGAGCGCGGAGGCGCTCCGCTCGCAAGGCgcgaaaatgaaacaaaataaacTATCGTTCACAGTTATTTACGATTTGAAATTCGACTTTTTATTAACTGTCTTGAAACTTTAACTTTAAATGCGCTGAATATAGCGCGTGAGAAAGATCTGTCTATTTTGACTGACAAAATCGTTCTGCTCGTTCTGCGCTTGGCGGAGGAGATCTTCGCGCGTTGTTGGTCGATGCCCCTTCCTTCgtggatcctggatcctccctcaggatcatccctcgtccaatggtggaggagtcCACCCCGTCTTGTTTGGGCCCCTTCTCCTGGCTGTGGTCCACCCTCAGgcgcgtggaagtggaggcgctccgccaagacgctaaaacgttgcagcgcacatgtgctacgagaaagcgtgggactcagagaaaaataggaaatgacaagaccttgtacttgtcaaaaggcaactcttgaggaaatttacgaccctcttaaGGGTCGTTTACTTTTAAGGACCGTTcgtgacttggtcgaaaacaacgaattagctatggtctatcataaattagtCTTTTAGGTATTTTAGAAGTGAAACTATTCCATTCTCTGGATTTTCggccttctctcagctcgatcacccaTGTCGAGGGGTTTACAATTTAGGCTTTTGTCACCTTTTGTCTATTTACATAAGTGTACATTCGCGCAGATGGTGTTTGAATTTCGCTCTTGATTTATAACTATCGATACAAAAGGTCCTCGACTGATACtcgagacatatcgatactacagactatcgataaatattcaCATGGCAGTGTCGCCATACCACTCTAAACATATTCACGTGATACGTTTCACGTTACAAGGACATGCAACACGAGATTTCGCGTGGATTATAGGGATCTTCAGTCCAAGGGCTGTAGATTAGGTGCCTGTGGAGCGCTAAAACGCTCTGCTCACGTTGCTTGATTATTAGAAATGTAACTGAAGGAAAAACTTTAAAATAAAGTCAACTCTCAACTATTTAAACTTGaaataacttttaattaaacaaattttaacttgAACAAATAAAACTTAATTTGAAATGGTTTTACATAGACTGTGCTTCTTCAAGACGTAGGAGAAAGAACAACGATTTTGCAAGGACTACTGGTATATATAGCTCTTGATTACTAAGTAAATAATCATTAGCAACACCAACGTGcttttagtttattttaaagATGAATTATCAATTAATGTTTTCTAGCACGAATCCGCGATGTAATCACCGGTCGTTATGGTGTAACGCGGGTTACCACACCACGAAGTGTCGCACTTCCTTATTACCTTTTACAATGATAAGGATATTAACTTCAGAGATGATATACTATTGATGCGTTTAATTCGATGTGTACTACACAAATGTTCGTGTGTGAGAATGTTTGAAGATGACTTGAACAGAGCTTACGAAGCTGGGTCGGAGAGTATCTATTGGAAGATAGCGAAAACTGACCAAGTGCTTTAGAGTTCTGTCTAAGACTGACGAGTTGAGTCTCTTTCAAGTTCCAAGACGTTTTTCAAGAAGCCGCAGAGAAAGCCCAGCGTTTTGGGTTTAGCTACTGTCAATAGGTTGAAGTGTTCAGCAAATCAGCTCGCTGGACACGTCCCATGTAAGACCGTCAAAAACTCCCAACATCTGCGATGCACGTGGGAGTCTTAAGGTGCGTGTTTGCATAGAACCGGCGATACCTCCAAGGCAAGGGCGACTGTGGGCCCAGAAACCCCTATGCGGGGTTTGATGTATGGTCTTGGTGACCGGTGGTGCCTGGGGCAGAGCGCAGTGACGGTTCATGACCGTTGTTGGGTCAGTATGACTCGCAGTGACACGTGCACGGCAGAAGGGACTGTTTGGAACACGGAGGAGAAATCATGAAAGAAAGCTAAGCCGAGCCAACAGAAAGGTTTGGGCCTTTGTTTGGACTGGCTACGATTCATGCACATAAAACGTAGGAAGAGCCcgtaaaagattgtaaatTGCTTGACGCGAACTCGTGGACAATACGAATGTCCGAACTGAGTGTTCTGACTTTACGGGCCTTGTCCTGCAGAGGATCTGTTTAATGTTGGACCTTTACGTTTAACACGATAATTGCTTCAATGCGTGACCAACTACCACTCCGACCAGCTTAAGACCTTTTCTAATAATCAAGAACTCAGCTATTGAGCATGACCGACCGTGCTTCTAAATTGGTGCAATAATTCATCGGTTCACAAACTTACCGTTGTTACAAACTTTACAAGGTAAATATAGAAGCAACGGGGCTGTGTATTACGGTGAATTTATTGCTCTCGATGGTTAATATTATCTGATTCTCAAACACATGAGATTGATATTGGACATTAGCGTAGTTCCGCGATCGGGTTACAAAGCCGCGCAACAATTAATCTAATTGGTTTTCTAATTGAATATCATTTCTCTTTAATCGAGCGTTTAATTACTTGGCGTTGTTTTTATCATACTAAACGAGCTGTATAATAAGTAGTCCTTGGTTAACAATTTAATACCGAAAACCGATTTTCATCTTTATGTTGGAATTTGACGCGCTTAGAATAACTTCAGGCATTATACTGTAGTTCACGAGAGAACATACTTCTAGGGAAATAACtctagggaaatttttaataacgtgtgtgattcctctctacagcttgcttcttactttgcaaTCATagaaatggtgggcagaaatatatgacgtgcgataactgataaccggtgatgatatgaTAAAGATACAAGAtacaattgaaatgaaattgaaagaaatagatttgaaagaattttgaatatagaaaataattttcgtGTAATGAAGGGAAGACGAATcaagaatgaaaaattgtaaaattttctgTCCACAGGGTATATATTCTCGAGCATCGGGTTTCCAACCGGTGTTGGACGCATGCGCATTACCATAGATTATAAAGTATATATAACCGAAACACAGTCATATGCGCAAAACCGAGCGAAAACTTGTCATCTagtaagtatggtctctcgtgaactacAGTATTGTTGCGAACCTcgcttgtatgtatgtgtgtgataTCGTGTGAATTTAGCCGCAAGCTTGTAATCACAAGcgctgaatgaaatgtaatatggcgacgatgccataagagtatgactgcagcatgtctacattatgttatatcaatgctcataaattaggagccaaaattcaaaggaatatacaaacaatagataagatactgtaaaactttcaacacgggtgatcgtgctgggagagagttggaaatccggagaaataagactatcacacttgaaatttctaaagagctaatttattgcgggccgtatctaattcgttactcgtaacgaaaatcatgttggttcttgaaactgtcgaagtctcttcgacatcctgtttatttacagagggtcgtaaattctcgtaagggttgccttggctcgctagcgcgagaccttttgttattttccgttttctctggatcccacgctttctcttagcacgtgtgcacagaatcgttctcgagtcttggcggagcaccaCCATTTTCCGCTCGCCCAAGGGTGGACCGAAGCCAGGGAAAGGCCCGCCTCCGGACAAGGATGGGCCcctccaccattggaccagggatgatcctgagggaggattcaggatccagcgaggaggggatggcagccaacttcgatcgaggatcttcaccgccaagctcagaacgattcaaagcttcaacccgTCTAGATACATTTCGTGAAAAGATAAAGtctgaaaaaataaagaaatacaaactattatttttccttaaattcaaagtgtactttattaaaacccgCGCCGCGAGCAGAGTGCTTTAGCGCTCCACGGGCACCTTACCCACGTAGCAAACatccaaaaatccctagacacctgaaatccacgcgcaacagttgaatgaaatgtaatatggcgacgatgccataatagtatgactgcagcatgtctgcattatgttatatcaatgctcatATATTAGGagccatccatccatccatctatctatctatctatcttgGATTTTACCCATAAAGGGCtgcacagccgactctagtactagccatgctgaacaacgtggca from Osmia bicornis bicornis chromosome 15, iOsmBic2.1, whole genome shotgun sequence includes the following:
- the LOC114881690 gene encoding uncharacterized protein LOC114881690; translation: MIKNNLKFNILNIPTIEEDLEAVILEIVNVTPIITVIACYNPPSKTLDFHKWNSALGNLLNKDNLIILSDFNAKHTAWNCNKTNASGNILHKLIGTNDLTLHNADGISRIGQHNQMDSNIDLIISSTYLSHLITVRQHEDPLSSDHLPLEVIISLEKLTYFHKTNRISTVRTDWTKYHTLLDSQWNFFLSPEFSNLQLEDRYETFVTQMKQAIYESTPSKKTNNSKYPQPSPWWDAHCAKAVRLRKVAFKKWRHTLNFTDWAAYKKQTAVTKKLSKKKKVAPFRSFVESLNEHTSISYFWKKVKNFKNKWTSEPPKIVNTAEQQNAIKDAIGKISPPWVAEKDYQITTTVQDDFLDSPFNLLELNYVIDTTRNKSAPGPDNIEYNMLKFLPVNCTLILLDIFNEFYETEHIPNS